The Candidatus Baltobacteraceae bacterium DNA window GAGGTAGCTCATATAGCACCAACAACTCAAGCCCTGGGAGTTCGGGCGCAGCGGCGAACATCGGCTCCGCCACGGGCGGCGCAGGCGGCTTTGGCGGCGGTGGCGGCGGCGGCGCGATGTCCAGCAGCGGGGGCGCCGGCGGTTTGTTTGCCGGCGGCGGAGGCGGTCAGACCGGCGGAGCCGGCGGAGCCGGCGGCGGTGGCGGCGGCAGCAAAGGCGGCACTGGGGGAACCGGCGGAAGTCTCGCGACGATTAGCGGCGGAAACGGAAGCGCGGTCTTTGAGGAAAACTACGGCGGCGGCGGAGCGGCGGCCGGACCGGCAATCTTCATGAACGCAGGCGTACTGTTCACCAGCAACAGCGGCGCGCAAGGCGCGGCGGCGACCGGAGGCACGGCGACGAGTCCCGCAACGGCGGGCGGCGACGATGCGACACCCGTTTTCAACTTCCAGGGCACGGTAAACGCCTCGACCACGGCCGGGCCGGTTTCAAGCGCACTCTCCAGCTCGATGCCCGCGGCCCGTATACGCAGCGCGCAGCGCGAACGCCGTCGATTTCAGCGCCCTATGCGGTCCCGCTAAGAACGACTGGCGTTGCGACCTAACGTCTGATGAACTTGTAGCCGGCGTTGGCTGCGAACAGATTACGGGGCGGAGCTGATCTTAAATTTGGTCGGCGGGATCTTCTTGATGCAGCTCGTGTCCGCCCGGGTCAAGTTGTCGAAGAAAGACTGCGCGATTGAGAAAGCACACGCATTCGCCTCGGCGGAGGGACTGCCGTATGCGACGTGGGCAATGTTGGGTATGGTCATGACGGTCGAGTTCGGCAGCGTTCGCGCAACATAGGCACCGAACGATGCCGCAGTTTGAGCGTCGTACTGCGCAGACACGACGAGCGTCGGAATTTTGCTGTGCGTTACGTCGCGTACTGTGGAAGCAACGGCGGGTACCTTCCAAACGGCGCAGTTCTCACGCATGAACTGCAAATTGGGAGCGTTGTGCCAGATGGAAAGCGAGAACATGGGGAACGCATCGCGGCCGGAGTTCACGACGTCTGCTTCGGTTTCGTATGGCACCCATTCGCCGCACGAAACGCCGTTGAAGAGGCCGTAACTCAGCACCCCGATGGCGGCAGGATTGAGTTTGAGCTGCGCCCACGTCGACGCAATAAACGTTGCATCGCCGTTAGCGAGCGCGTCGATCGCGGCGGGCACCTCGCCCGCAATATGCGATCCGGGTGACACCGCCCACTGCAGCAGCATCCCGCCACTGACCATCACGTCCACCTTGCCGGTATGCCCGGGCACCGTGACGCTGAATGTCTTGGGTGAGGCTTCGTACTGGTTAACGAGCTGCTGGAACGTACGGGCGATATCGCCGTAGCGTTGGTGGCACGCCGTCTGTTCGCCGCAAGCTTTGAAGATTGCGTCGAGCCCTTCGGCAGCGCTAGGCCACGAAGCTACGCCACCGGCAAGCGACGGAGGAAAGATGCCGTCGATCCCAACCGCGCGGATGCCGCCGGGATGCATGCGCATGTAATTTAGCGCGAGATCGGTTCCGTATGAGATCCCGTAAACATTCCATTTCGCAACGTGCAGAGCAATTCGCAGCGCTTCCATATCGTCGGAACTTTCCAACGTGTTGTAGGCGCCGAGATCGGACGTTTCCGCGGAGAGCTCCCCGCGGCACTTGCGCGTTGCAACCGCGTAGGCTTTTCCGGTCGCTGCAGCGTCGAACGGCATGTTCAGCGTCTCTTCGGCCAAGCGATCCACGACGTCGCACGTGAGTTTAGGTTGAGCGGTGTAGGTGCCGCGCTGCGACATAAAGATCACGTCGCGATTTTTATTGAGCTTGCCGGCCATTGCCATCGGAATCTCGGTCAGTGCATCGTCGCCGGGACCGCCGGCAAGCCAGACGATCGGGTCGCTCTTCGGTTTTGCCGACGCTGCCTTCACAATGGCGACCGACAGCGTAATCGTACGGCCGCTTGGATGACGGCGGTCTTCGGGAACAACGAGCAGCCCGCAGCGCGCAGTGCTCAGCTCGGGAATCGGCTGCGGCGTCTTCGGGCACGGGGCGGAGACAAACGACGACGCGCTTGCCGTCGGCGCCGGAGTAGCCCCCGAACTGCCGTTGCATCCTACGAGCACGCAGGCCAAAGCGATAAGCGGCATGAGAAATCTCATCGAGCGTTGACTCCTGCCTCATGGGCGGCGCATGCGGTGTCGACCGAGCGCGGGTGCGACAGAAACGATTGGAAAATGCGCTGAGCGCAGGGAGATTGTGCGATTACCCAATGGCCGACGCCCTGGATGACCACGTAGGTAGAGTTCGGCAACGTGTCTGCCGCGTATCGACCCCACTTCGCCCCAGTTTTTGCGTCAATCGCGCCCGATACCACCAAGGTCGGAATCGTGCTGCGTACGCGAACTCGCTGCGAGGCGGGTCCCTCCGGAACGCTCCAAACTTGGCATAGCCTGTGGAGGAATGGGAGTTGCGGCGCATTGATGAGGACCGAATCCGGCAACGTTGGAAACTCGCGCCGTCCGGCTTGCAGAATATCGGCCGGCGATCCGTATGGCTCCCATTCGCGGCAGATAAAACTGTTCGTCATCCCAAGCGCTTGCTCCGGAAC harbors:
- a CDS encoding alpha/beta hydrolase → MPLIALACVLVGCNGSSGATPAPTASASSFVSAPCPKTPQPIPELSTARCGLLVVPEDRRHPSGRTITLSVAIVKAASAKPKSDPIVWLAGGPGDDALTEIPMAMAGKLNKNRDVIFMSQRGTYTAQPKLTCDVVDRLAEETLNMPFDAAATGKAYAVATRKCRGELSAETSDLGAYNTLESSDDMEALRIALHVAKWNVYGISYGTDLALNYMRMHPGGIRAVGIDGIFPPSLAGGVASWPSAAEGLDAIFKACGEQTACHQRYGDIARTFQQLVNQYEASPKTFSVTVPGHTGKVDVMVSGGMLLQWAVSPGSHIAGEVPAAIDALANGDATFIASTWAQLKLNPAAIGVLSYGLFNGVSCGEWVPYETEADVVNSGRDAFPMFSLSIWHNAPNLQFMRENCAVWKVPAVASTVRDVTHSKIPTLVVSAQYDAQTAASFGAYVARTLPNSTVMTIPNIAHVAYGSPSAEANACAFSIAQSFFDNLTRADTSCIKKIPPTKFKISSAP